In a genomic window of Lepisosteus oculatus isolate fLepOcu1 chromosome 5, fLepOcu1.hap2, whole genome shotgun sequence:
- the LOC102698329 gene encoding eukaryotic translation initiation factor 1A, X-chromosomal codes for MPKNKGKGGKNRRRGKNENESEKRELVFKEDGQEYAQVIKMLGNGRLEAMCFDGIKRLCHIRGKLRKKVWINTSDIILVGLRDYQDNKADVILKYNADEARSLKAYGELPEHAKINETDTFGPGDDDEIQFDDIGDDDEDIDDI; via the exons ATGCCGAAGAATAAAGGTAAG GGAGGTAAAAACAGGCGACGTGGTAAGAACGAGAATGAGTCTGAGAAGAGAGAGCTGGTGTTCAAAGAAGACGGCCAGG AGTACGCCCAGGTAATTAAGATGCTGGGGAACGGGAGGTTGGAAGCCATGTGTTTCGACGGCATCAAGAGGCTCTGCCACATCAGGGGGAAGCTAAGAAAAAAG GTTTGGATAAACACATCTGACATCATATTGGTGGGCCTGAGGGACTATCAG GATAACAAGGCAGATGTCATTCTGAAGTACAACGCAGATGAAGCCAGGAGTTTGAAAGCGTATGGTGAACTTCCAGAACACG CTAAAATCAATGAAACAGACACGTTTGGTCCTGGAGATGACGACGAAATTCAGTTTGATGACATCGGAGATGACGATGAAGACATTGACGAT aTCTAA